The following proteins are encoded in a genomic region of Cygnus olor isolate bCygOlo1 chromosome 11, bCygOlo1.pri.v2, whole genome shotgun sequence:
- the TRIP4 gene encoding LOW QUALITY PROTEIN: activating signal cointegrator 1 (The sequence of the model RefSeq protein was modified relative to this genomic sequence to represent the inferred CDS: inserted 2 bases in 1 codon), producing MAAPSPLLAWCVQHLRGDFGLDVGEEVVRYILSITNEDEIREYVVDLLQGTEGKKGRFVEELLSRWRKSSQXCLLSPYQRIGKKDETSEVPRAGDQAKKGKRKGRNKQETPAYVEPSAHVEEVKTPLDLAKAQENSTGVSSSNNSCKKKAKYVSLYTKEGQDRLAVLIPGRHACECLGQKHKLINNCLVCGRIVCEQEGSGPCLFCGSLVCTKEEQDILQRDSNKSQKLLKKLMAGAESSGNLDAISKDLLPRQEARLKAGLEMAVKHKDKLLEFDRTSVRRTQVIDDESDYFATDSNQWLSKQEREALQKREQELRELRHASRLAKKITIDFAGRQILEEDSGMAEYHSKLDETIEAINCGTLSKPAWSPEAKMTPSSGVLVNPHLLQPAPLWVDQTGLLPHRKAIRSMDAGDELGSGRNRLRIQDRELQEISDDGWCLSMHQPWASLLTRGIKRVEGRTWYTSHRGRLWIAATAKRPSPQEISELETTYRMLLRKDVEFPSDYPSGCLLGCVDITDCLSQEQFNEQYPDLSQESGSPFVFICTNPQEMVVKFPIKGKPKIWKLDSKIHQGAKKGLMKQKAVV from the exons ATGGCGGCGCCCAGCCCGCTGCTGGCCTGGTGCGTCCAGCACCTGCGCGGCGACTTCGGGCTGGACGTGGGCGAGGAGGTCGTGCG CTACATCTTGTCAATAACAAACGAGGACGAGATCCGGGAGTACGTCGTTGACCTCCTCCAGGGGACCGAGGGGAAGAAGGGTCGGTTTGTAGAAGAACTGCTGTCCAGGTGGCGGAAATCCTCACA CTGCCTTCTGAGCCCTTACCAGCGTATCGGAAAAAAGGATG AGACTTCAGAAGTGCCTCGGGCTGGAGACCAGGCGAAAAAGGGGAAACGCAAAGGCAGGAACAAACAGGAAACACCTGCGTATGTGGAGCCAAGCGCACATGTGGAGGAAGTAAAAACTCCCCTCGACCTGGCCAAG GCACAGGAGAACAGCACTGgagtcagcagcagcaacaatTCCTGTAAGAAAAAGGCCAAATATGTCAGCCTGTATACCAAGGAAGGGCAAGACAGGCTGGCTGTCCTGATCCCTGGCCGTCACGCCTGCGAGTGCCTGGGCCAGAAGCACAAGCTCATCAACAACTGCTTGGTTTGCGGGCGCATTGTCTGCGAGCAGGAGGGCTCCGGACCCTGCTTGTTTTGTGGCTCGCTG gtATGCACTAAAGAAGAGCAGGACATTCTTCAGCGGGACTCAAACAAGAGccagaagctgctgaagaagcTCATGGCAG gtGCTGAAAGTTCAGGGAATTTGGATGCCATAAGCAAAGACTTACTGCCTCGGCAAGAAGCTAGACTCAAAGCAGGCCTGGAGATGGCTGTGAAACACAAAGACAAGTTGTTGGAATTTGACAGGACAAG TGTGCGTCGAACCCAGGTCATTGACGATGAATCGGATTATTTTGCTACGGACTCCAACCAGTGGCTCTCCAAGCAAGAAAGGGAGGCCCTCCAGAagagagagcaggagctgcgggagctgcgCCATGCCTCCCGGCTTGCCAAAAAAATCACCATCGACTTTGCTGGTAGACAGATCCTGGAGGAGGACAGCGGTATGGCTGAATACCACAGCAA ACTGGATGAAACCATTGAAGCCATTAACTGCGGCACACTGAGCAAGCCAGCCTGGAGCCCAGAAGCAAAGATGACTCCGAGTTCTGGTGTTTTAGTGAATCCCCATCTTCTTCAGCCTGCTCCTTTG TGGGTGGACCAAACTGGTTTGCTCCCACACAGGAAAGCCATCCGGTCCATGGATGCTGGAGATGAACTTGGCTCGGGGCGGAACAGGTTGCGGATTCAGGATCGAGAGTTGCAGGAGATCTCAGATGATGGCTGGTGCCTCAGCATGCACCAGCCGTGGGCGTCCTTGCTCACAAGAGGAATCAAAAG GGTGGAGGGCAGGACCTGGTACACATCTCATAGAGGGCGGTTATGGATTGCAGCTACTGCTAAAAGACCTTCCCCTCAGGAGATCTCTGAACTGGAGACCACCTACAGAATGCTGCTCCGGAAAG atGTGGAATTTCCAAGCGATTATCCCTCGGGGTGCCTCCTAGGCTGTGTGGACATAACTGATTGTTTATCACAAGAGCAATTTAATGAGCAG